A window from Mycobacterium botniense encodes these proteins:
- a CDS encoding nuclear transport factor 2 family protein, which translates to MEQSPALIASQASWRCVQAHDREGWLALMADDIVIEDPIGKAPTNPDGQGARGKDAVAAFYDANIAANQLTITCEETFPSSSPHEIAHILLLRSVFDNGVTSTVRGVFTYRVNNAGLITNMRGYWNMDAMTFGADV; encoded by the coding sequence ATTGAGCAGTCACCGGCACTTATTGCCTCGCAGGCTTCGTGGCGGTGCGTGCAAGCCCACGACCGGGAGGGTTGGCTGGCACTGATGGCCGACGATATCGTCATCGAAGACCCGATCGGCAAGGCGCCTACCAACCCCGACGGGCAGGGCGCACGGGGTAAGGATGCGGTTGCCGCGTTCTATGACGCCAACATCGCGGCGAATCAACTGACAATTACCTGCGAAGAGACGTTCCCGTCCAGCTCTCCCCATGAGATCGCGCACATCCTGCTGCTGCGCAGCGTGTTTGACAACGGAGTCACCAGCACTGTACGCGGGGTGTTCACCTACCGGGTGAACAACGCCGGCTTAATCACCAATATGCGCGGCTATTGGAACATGGACGCTATGACATTCGGCGCAGACGTGTGA